A part of Bacteroidia bacterium genomic DNA contains:
- a CDS encoding alpha/beta hydrolase, with amino-acid sequence MTKQISLPLIALLLWGLSGFSQTRVLYRQIDTTALYMDVIFPPDFDSGQNLTAMVFFFGGGWNGGSTEQFAPHAEYFSKRGVVCFLADYRVKSRQQTTPFQSLEDAKSAIRFVRSHAEKYHIDPEKIIASGGSAGGHLAAATALVTSYNDPGDDLSMSCVPNALVLFNPVIDNGPGGYGYERIQDQYKDFSPLHNIVAGAPPTIIFLGTKDKLIPVETVAYYKTVMEKVGSRCDLHLYEGEGHGFFNFKHLQNYQKTVLEADKFLISLGMIVGEPLMKID; translated from the coding sequence ATGACGAAACAAATTTCTTTACCTCTGATAGCCCTGCTTCTGTGGGGCTTATCAGGGTTTTCACAGACTCGCGTCCTGTACAGGCAGATTGATACCACTGCGCTGTATATGGATGTCATTTTCCCACCAGATTTTGATTCCGGGCAAAACCTTACGGCCATGGTTTTTTTCTTCGGTGGTGGATGGAATGGCGGAAGTACAGAGCAATTTGCGCCACATGCAGAATATTTTTCAAAACGGGGAGTTGTCTGTTTTCTGGCTGACTACCGGGTAAAATCCCGTCAGCAAACTACCCCCTTCCAATCGTTGGAGGATGCCAAATCTGCCATCCGCTTTGTCAGAAGTCATGCGGAGAAATATCATATCGATCCGGAAAAGATTATCGCATCGGGTGGTTCGGCGGGCGGCCATCTGGCTGCCGCTACAGCGTTGGTCACCTCTTATAATGACCCGGGCGACGATTTATCCATGAGTTGTGTGCCAAATGCTTTGGTACTTTTTAACCCTGTGATTGACAATGGCCCGGGAGGATATGGATATGAGCGGATCCAGGATCAATACAAGGATTTTTCCCCGCTTCACAACATTGTCGCAGGTGCTCCCCCTACGATTATTTTCCTTGGAACAAAAGATAAACTGATTCCCGTAGAAACCGTTGCCTACTATAAAACTGTCATGGAAAAGGTTGGCAGCAGATGCGATTTGCATTTGTATGAGGGTGAAGGACACGGTTTTTTTAACTTTAAACATCTGCAAAATTACCAGAAAACCGTCCTGGAAGCCGACAAGTTTCTCATCTCCCTGGGAATGATTGTCGGGGAGCCACTGATGAAAATTGATTGA
- a CDS encoding ThuA domain-containing protein, whose amino-acid sequence MRSILTRLILIFSVITFTWSCDSGGGKVKLLVFSKTKGFRHSSIEAGVKAIEKLGISQGYEVVATEDASIFTDENLKDFSAVIFLNTTQDVLDYYQQADFERYIQAGGGFVGIHAATDTEYEWPWYNKLVGAYFESHPKIQEAKLVVVDKNHASTKMLPDEWTRTDEWYNFKNFNEDVHVLVKIDESSYEGGKMGEFHPMAWYHEFDGGRAFYTEFGHTDEAYQEEMYLQHLLGGIQYAIGKNKRNYALAHSDRVPLENRFSRTILAQNLNEPMEIDVLPDGKVLMVERKGALKMFDPVADSMRTIIELPVHKLHEDGLLGIAVDPKYSENHWIYLFYSPDVDIPKQHVSRFVFDGQNLDTGSEKVLLEITVQRDECCHSAGSLEFGPDGNLYISVGDNTNPFASNGFDPIDEREGRSAWDAQRSAGNANDLRGKILRITPQADGTYTIPEGNLFPPGTEGTRPEIFVMGCRNPFRISLDSKTGYLYWGDVGPDAGKDDETRGPKGLDELDQARHAGFWGWPYTRGNNQAYIDYDFETNVSGQKFDPEHPVNNSPNNTGIKNLPPIQKSMIWYSYDKSNEFPWVGIGGKNPMAGPIFHASNFKGAPHLFPDYFEGKVFFYEWIRGWIYIVTLDDSSNFEKAEPFMASSDFSNPMDMVFSPDGSLYILEYGEKWFAQNYDARLSRIEYKSGNRSPLARITADKQIGGLPLTVNFSGEASEDFDGDALTYEWFFNSAVVQSKEENPSFTFDKEGVYEITLRVTDPSGEKASTTMEIMAGNEPPSVQIEITGSNEYYWDGRKLDYKVIVNDKEDGSTENGSIAPEDVTVTLTYIPEGQDITTVSQGHQVQPTLPKGRQLIDASDCKACHAVNEQVNGPSYESVAEKYSLKDTSYLVSKVINGGSGVWGERMMSAHPQLNRKQVGEMVSYILSLHAGPAKSEAANLPVKGNILLSEHTKNKTQGSYILMASYQDKGQGAIQPIMSRARVVLKYPRLEAEDNDGMSNGITTGNSRDVKLLGDITDGRFIMYKDQDLDGLKKVNIMAQFRGNYPYEGEVEIRMDSRDGEILGKTKWSYNKPQSAFITYPVMIKPNTGKHDIYLIFHNESDRSKVIANIDAIELIF is encoded by the coding sequence ATGAGATCCATTTTGACTCGACTGATTTTAATTTTTTCGGTCATCACCTTCACCTGGTCCTGTGATTCCGGCGGAGGAAAAGTAAAGCTGCTGGTATTTTCAAAAACCAAAGGGTTTCGACACAGCTCCATCGAAGCTGGGGTAAAGGCTATTGAAAAACTGGGCATTTCCCAGGGATATGAGGTAGTGGCTACCGAAGACGCTTCCATTTTTACAGATGAAAATCTAAAGGATTTTTCCGCGGTAATATTTCTTAATACCACACAAGACGTATTAGACTACTATCAACAAGCTGATTTTGAGCGATATATCCAGGCAGGTGGCGGATTTGTAGGTATCCATGCAGCCACTGACACCGAATATGAATGGCCCTGGTACAATAAACTGGTGGGTGCATATTTTGAGAGTCACCCCAAAATACAAGAAGCAAAACTGGTAGTCGTTGATAAAAACCATGCGTCCACCAAAATGCTGCCCGACGAATGGACAAGAACAGACGAATGGTACAATTTTAAAAACTTTAACGAAGACGTTCATGTCCTGGTGAAGATAGACGAATCCTCCTACGAAGGAGGGAAAATGGGCGAATTTCACCCGATGGCCTGGTACCACGAATTTGACGGAGGGCGCGCTTTTTACACAGAGTTTGGTCATACAGATGAAGCTTATCAGGAAGAAATGTACCTCCAGCATCTCTTGGGTGGCATTCAGTATGCGATTGGAAAAAACAAAAGAAATTATGCCCTGGCTCACTCCGACAGGGTTCCACTGGAAAACAGGTTTTCCCGTACCATACTCGCCCAAAACCTGAATGAACCAATGGAAATAGATGTGCTACCCGATGGAAAAGTCCTGATGGTAGAAAGAAAAGGCGCGCTGAAAATGTTTGACCCTGTAGCCGATTCTATGCGAACTATTATAGAGCTTCCTGTGCACAAACTCCATGAAGATGGCCTGCTGGGGATTGCGGTAGACCCCAAATACAGTGAAAACCATTGGATTTACCTGTTTTATTCTCCGGATGTGGACATCCCCAAACAGCATGTTTCACGATTCGTATTTGATGGGCAGAATCTCGATACCGGCTCAGAGAAAGTGTTGCTGGAAATTACTGTTCAGCGCGATGAATGCTGCCATTCGGCAGGTTCGCTGGAGTTTGGTCCCGATGGCAACCTCTATATTTCGGTGGGTGACAATACCAATCCTTTTGCATCCAATGGTTTTGACCCTATCGACGAACGTGAAGGCCGCAGTGCCTGGGATGCACAAAGATCGGCAGGCAACGCAAACGACCTGAGAGGGAAAATACTTCGCATCACCCCACAAGCAGACGGAACCTATACCATTCCGGAAGGAAATCTTTTTCCTCCGGGAACAGAAGGCACAAGACCTGAAATTTTTGTCATGGGCTGCCGGAACCCCTTCCGTATTTCGCTGGATTCAAAAACCGGTTATCTCTATTGGGGAGATGTTGGGCCCGATGCCGGTAAAGACGATGAAACCCGAGGCCCTAAAGGATTGGATGAGCTTGACCAGGCGAGACATGCTGGCTTCTGGGGATGGCCTTATACCCGTGGCAACAACCAGGCTTATATTGATTATGATTTTGAAACTAATGTTTCGGGCCAGAAGTTTGATCCCGAACACCCGGTCAACAATTCTCCCAACAACACAGGGATTAAAAATCTACCGCCTATCCAGAAATCGATGATCTGGTACTCCTACGATAAATCCAATGAATTTCCATGGGTAGGTATCGGCGGAAAAAACCCTATGGCGGGACCGATCTTCCACGCCAGCAACTTTAAAGGTGCGCCTCACCTCTTTCCCGATTATTTTGAAGGAAAGGTATTTTTCTACGAATGGATTCGCGGATGGATATACATCGTAACGCTTGATGATTCGTCCAATTTTGAAAAAGCAGAACCATTTATGGCCAGCTCTGATTTTTCGAACCCCATGGATATGGTATTCAGCCCGGATGGAAGTTTGTATATTTTGGAATATGGAGAAAAGTGGTTTGCTCAAAACTATGATGCAAGGCTGTCCCGGATAGAATACAAAAGTGGAAATCGTTCGCCACTCGCTAGAATCACCGCCGACAAACAGATTGGTGGTTTGCCATTGACCGTAAATTTTTCCGGAGAAGCATCTGAAGATTTTGACGGTGACGCGCTTACCTACGAATGGTTTTTCAATAGCGCAGTGGTACAATCAAAAGAAGAAAACCCTTCATTTACCTTTGATAAAGAAGGTGTGTATGAGATAACGCTCAGGGTTACCGATCCCTCAGGAGAAAAGGCCAGTACGACAATGGAAATTATGGCTGGTAATGAACCGCCTTCGGTACAAATCGAAATCACCGGCAGCAATGAGTATTACTGGGACGGACGCAAACTCGACTACAAAGTAATAGTCAATGACAAAGAAGATGGGAGTACCGAAAATGGGTCCATTGCTCCGGAGGATGTAACGGTTACACTCACCTATATTCCGGAGGGACAGGATATTACAACCGTTTCTCAGGGGCATCAGGTACAACCTACCCTACCCAAAGGCCGCCAACTGATTGACGCATCTGACTGTAAAGCCTGCCACGCCGTAAATGAGCAGGTAAATGGCCCCAGTTATGAGTCGGTCGCAGAAAAATATTCGCTGAAAGACACCAGCTATCTGGTCAGTAAAGTGATCAATGGTGGTTCTGGCGTATGGGGAGAAAGAATGATGTCTGCACACCCACAGCTCAATAGAAAACAAGTGGGCGAAATGGTTTCCTATATCCTCAGCCTTCACGCAGGCCCGGCCAAATCAGAAGCCGCCAACCTGCCGGTTAAGGGCAATATTCTGTTGTCAGAACATACTAAAAACAAAACACAGGGATCGTACATTCTGATGGCCAGTTATCAGGACAAAGGACAAGGCGCCATCCAGCCGATCATGTCCCGTGCACGTGTGGTGTTGAAATATCCCCGACTGGAAGCTGAAGACAACGACGGTATGAGCAATGGGATCACGACGGGCAATTCCCGCGATGTAAAACTGCTCGGAGACATTACCGATGGACGTTTTATTATGTATAAGGACCAGGACCTTGATGGCTTGAAAAAAGTCAACATCATGGCGCAGTTCCGCGGTAACTATCCTTACGAAGGAGAAGTCGAAATACGCATGGATAGCCGCGACGGGGAAATTTTGGGAAAAACCAAATGGTCCTACAACAAACCCCAGAGCGCGTTTATCACTTACCCGGTCATGATTAAACCCAATACAGGTAAACACGATATCTACCTGATTTTCCACAACGAAAGCGACCGGAGCAAAGTCATTGCGAATATTGACGCGATCGAGCTTATATTCTGA
- a CDS encoding SDR family NAD(P)-dependent oxidoreductase, which produces MNLSNNKILITGGATGIGLGLTQRFIEENNTVIICGRRASALQAVADAFPSVITRVCDLESESERVSLFDWIAENHQDVNVLINNAGIQQWMNPTEDNFYERAKAEISINVEAPIHLSTLFMKLDSLQTIVNVTSGLSFVPLTKVPVYSATKAFFHSFTLSLRHLLKAQNIEVIELIPPALNTDLGGKGLHDSAPPVSAFIESVFEQLAQGKTEITFGFSEVMLKANPDELKNTFTRMNP; this is translated from the coding sequence ATGAACCTTTCAAACAACAAGATACTAATTACCGGAGGCGCAACAGGGATTGGATTGGGCCTTACGCAAAGGTTTATTGAAGAAAATAATACGGTCATCATTTGCGGAAGGCGCGCTTCGGCACTACAAGCTGTTGCAGACGCATTCCCGTCTGTCATTACCCGGGTCTGCGATCTGGAATCGGAAAGCGAAAGAGTTTCCCTATTTGACTGGATAGCTGAAAACCATCAAGATGTAAATGTGTTGATTAATAATGCAGGCATACAGCAATGGATGAACCCCACAGAGGACAACTTCTATGAGCGGGCAAAAGCAGAAATTTCAATCAATGTAGAAGCCCCCATTCACCTGTCGACACTATTCATGAAGCTGGACTCACTCCAAACGATAGTAAATGTAACTTCAGGATTGTCATTTGTACCGCTTACCAAAGTACCGGTTTACTCTGCCACAAAAGCATTTTTTCACTCTTTTACCCTTTCACTCCGACATTTACTAAAGGCTCAAAACATCGAAGTCATCGAGTTGATACCGCCCGCCCTCAATACGGATCTGGGAGGAAAAGGCCTTCATGACTCTGCACCCCCGGTGAGCGCTTTTATCGAATCTGTATTTGAGCAGTTGGCACAGGGAAAAACAGAAATAACCTTTGGATTCAGCGAGGTGATGCTAAAGGCTAACCCAGATGAATTGAAAAATACATTTACCCGGATGAATCCATAA
- a CDS encoding alpha/beta hydrolase-fold protein, whose amino-acid sequence MADITSDLRYTFSRSKSLRFFLPLIVLSVFSIFQTNTFAQEKSRPANQSVYVDGQGIMRWVNNHEEIHGFGGNYTVPFAHAYRSAVTLGVDPLKAIDADIYHFSRLGFDLYRVHVWDTEISDSLGNLIPNEHLHAFDYLLQKLAERNINYVLTPIAYWGNGWPEPDEKTPGFSAKYGKENCLTNPDAIKAQENYLYQFMSHVNPYTGIAYKDDPRLLAVEISNEPHHKGTPEQVTEFVKRMVSAVRKSGYANPVFYNISHSVHLAEAYFKGGIQGGTFQWYPTGLGYQKELPGNFLPNVDDYHIPFDETIQKYKGAKLVYEFDAADVGKSYIYPAMARSFREAGIQIAAHFAYDPTFLAYANTEYNTHYMNLIYAPDKALSLKISSEVFHTVPLHKDYGHYPDNSTFDGFLVSYEQNLAMYNAGGKYFYTNNTSIAPNNESALHHLAGHGSSPIVSYEGTGAYFLDKLEDGVWRLEVLPDPLIIDNPYGRNSLEKTVAVVQWNKNAMEIHLGDLGKSFTIQPLNSGNRHHPQVSEGTFAILPGTYLLTKSGTKATRLASEKWQNISLGEFYAPATTVSKNLLVHHPAEVTLAHTPLTIEAQVISPDTGLSVQLQVTSGPGGWKLIDMKKESGFTYTAQIPEEQINPGSLTYYIYVLNGPRAQTFPAGTEGLPYRWNFYDREPYTVRVIEPTQPLYLFNAQEDAGGLSVSRWSRDSRLVPTDLPNESEYQINVSSLFQRDSENLNGEVIYDYTVRYYLNPRIDHLSGQLNAKKNLVIKARSLHEQPESVQIALVTRKGNAYGKVITLSTEMAEYVIPLEEMAKVQTVTMPRPYPGFLPYYFMGGNEEPLNLADIEGLQISIGPGLSAPALSAEHHLGIVSVSLENEQPKPEEKKPVEIGESATINSAILHENRTINVYLPEGYDPKAQEKYPVIYLLDGTFNEDFLHIVGLVQFFQLQMGMPPAIVVGIANIDRKRDFTFPTTDAELKAEFPTTGGSEKFIGFIEKELQPYIQANYNVSDRRILIGQSLGGLLASEILLKKMHLFSDYLIVSPSLWWDNGSLLHQAETLLASQKDEPVQVYISVGTEGPIMQKDAKKLYQTIGKANRSQTTVHFKFLRKEDHGTILHNAIYEALLILYPPKK is encoded by the coding sequence ATGGCTGATATTACCAGTGACCTTCGTTATACCTTTTCAAGATCCAAAAGCCTGCGCTTTTTTTTACCACTGATTGTGCTGTCGGTTTTTTCTATTTTCCAAACAAATACCTTCGCGCAGGAAAAAAGCCGGCCTGCCAACCAAAGCGTATATGTTGACGGACAAGGTATCATGCGATGGGTAAACAATCATGAAGAAATCCATGGTTTTGGGGGAAACTATACGGTTCCTTTTGCCCACGCATATCGCTCGGCAGTAACCCTGGGTGTTGACCCACTGAAGGCTATTGACGCAGATATATACCATTTTTCCAGACTGGGATTTGACCTGTACCGTGTCCATGTCTGGGATACAGAAATCAGTGATTCGCTGGGCAATCTTATCCCAAACGAACATCTGCATGCGTTTGATTACCTGCTGCAAAAACTGGCAGAAAGAAATATCAACTACGTGCTGACGCCTATCGCTTACTGGGGCAATGGCTGGCCTGAACCCGATGAAAAAACCCCCGGGTTTTCAGCCAAATATGGCAAAGAAAACTGCCTGACCAACCCCGATGCCATCAAAGCGCAGGAAAACTACCTGTACCAGTTTATGAGCCACGTCAATCCTTATACAGGCATAGCCTATAAGGATGATCCCCGCCTGCTGGCAGTTGAAATCAGCAACGAGCCCCACCATAAGGGAACCCCGGAGCAGGTAACTGAATTTGTAAAGCGCATGGTCTCTGCTGTCAGAAAAAGTGGTTATGCTAATCCCGTGTTTTACAATATCAGCCATAGTGTACATCTGGCAGAAGCCTATTTCAAAGGCGGTATTCAGGGGGGAACGTTTCAATGGTATCCGACAGGACTGGGTTATCAGAAGGAATTGCCCGGAAATTTTTTACCGAATGTAGATGACTATCACATTCCCTTTGATGAGACGATTCAAAAATACAAAGGCGCAAAACTGGTATATGAATTTGATGCAGCTGATGTAGGGAAATCCTATATCTACCCCGCGATGGCGCGTTCATTCCGGGAGGCAGGCATTCAGATTGCGGCCCATTTTGCGTATGATCCTACGTTTTTGGCTTACGCCAATACAGAATACAATACACATTATATGAACCTGATTTACGCGCCTGACAAGGCGCTCAGCCTGAAAATCAGTTCTGAGGTTTTTCATACCGTTCCCCTACATAAAGATTACGGGCATTATCCTGACAATTCAACCTTTGATGGGTTTTTGGTAAGTTATGAGCAGAACCTCGCGATGTATAATGCCGGGGGGAAATATTTTTACACGAACAACACTTCCATCGCGCCAAACAATGAGTCAGCGCTCCATCATCTCGCCGGGCACGGGAGTTCGCCCATTGTATCTTATGAGGGTACTGGAGCCTATTTTCTCGATAAACTCGAAGACGGCGTATGGCGACTGGAAGTACTCCCCGATCCTCTGATCATCGATAATCCCTATGGAAGAAACAGCCTGGAAAAAACCGTGGCGGTTGTGCAGTGGAATAAAAACGCCATGGAAATCCATCTGGGAGATTTAGGCAAATCCTTTACCATCCAACCGCTAAACAGCGGAAATCGTCATCACCCGCAGGTTTCGGAAGGAACATTTGCCATTTTACCCGGCACTTATCTGCTCACAAAATCAGGCACAAAAGCAACCCGGCTTGCCTCGGAAAAATGGCAAAACATTTCCCTCGGCGAATTTTATGCACCGGCAACAACCGTCAGCAAAAATCTGCTGGTTCATCATCCCGCAGAAGTGACCCTGGCCCATACGCCCCTGACCATCGAAGCTCAGGTGATCAGTCCGGATACCGGTCTGTCAGTTCAACTTCAGGTTACCAGTGGTCCCGGAGGCTGGAAACTGATCGACATGAAGAAGGAAAGCGGCTTTACCTATACCGCACAGATTCCTGAAGAACAAATCAATCCAGGTTCGCTGACTTATTATATTTATGTGCTAAATGGCCCACGCGCACAAACATTCCCTGCTGGTACAGAAGGGCTTCCCTATCGGTGGAATTTTTACGACCGGGAGCCCTACACCGTACGGGTAATCGAACCCACACAGCCGCTGTATCTGTTCAACGCACAGGAAGATGCCGGAGGGCTTTCGGTGAGCCGCTGGTCCAGAGATTCACGTTTAGTCCCTACCGATTTGCCCAACGAGTCTGAGTATCAGATCAATGTCAGCAGCCTGTTTCAGCGAGATAGCGAGAACCTCAATGGCGAAGTCATTTACGACTATACCGTGCGGTATTATCTCAATCCCCGGATCGACCATTTGAGCGGGCAGCTTAATGCTAAAAAAAACCTCGTCATTAAAGCCCGTTCTCTTCATGAGCAGCCCGAATCCGTGCAGATCGCGCTGGTTACCCGGAAGGGAAATGCCTATGGAAAAGTTATCACGCTCAGTACAGAAATGGCAGAATATGTAATTCCCCTCGAGGAGATGGCTAAGGTCCAAACCGTAACCATGCCCCGCCCCTATCCCGGTTTTTTGCCCTATTACTTCATGGGGGGCAATGAAGAACCATTAAACCTCGCGGACATTGAAGGATTGCAAATATCGATCGGCCCCGGACTTTCAGCGCCTGCCCTGTCAGCCGAACATCATCTGGGGATCGTCAGTGTGAGTCTGGAAAATGAACAACCAAAACCTGAAGAGAAAAAACCAGTGGAAATTGGGGAATCCGCTACAATCAACTCCGCCATTCTCCATGAAAACAGAACGATCAATGTCTATTTGCCAGAAGGATATGATCCAAAAGCTCAGGAAAAATACCCGGTGATTTACCTGCTCGACGGCACATTCAACGAAGATTTTCTACACATTGTCGGATTGGTTCAGTTTTTCCAGTTGCAGATGGGTATGCCACCAGCCATTGTGGTGGGTATCGCCAATATTGACAGAAAGCGGGACTTCACCTTTCCCACAACCGATGCAGAGCTAAAAGCTGAGTTTCCCACTACAGGCGGGTCAGAAAAGTTTATCGGCTTTATTGAAAAAGAGCTACAACCCTACATTCAGGCAAATTACAATGTCAGCGACCGACGGATTTTGATAGGCCAGTCATTGGGCGGATTGCTGGCGTCAGAGATTTTGCTGAAAAAGATGCATTTATTCAGCGACTATCTGATCGTCAGCCCAAGTCTCTGGTGGGATAACGGATCGCTGCTACATCAGGCAGAAACACTTCTGGCAAGCCAGAAGGACGAACCCGTGCAGGTATATATTTCTGTTGGTACTGAGGGGCCCATCATGCAAAAAGACGCAAAAAAACTATATCAGACCATCGGGAAAGCTAACCGCAGCCAAACCACCGTTCACTTTAAATTTCTCAGGAAAGAAGACCACGGCACGATATTACACAACGCGATTTATGAAGCGTTGTTGATATTGTATCCGCCCAAAAAGTGA
- a CDS encoding DUF1295 domain-containing protein yields MIFIFNLITFFRMAYMMIFLLKRKIPWEESISVPLAFGLYYIGFSLFVLPTSKSVDIFDYLAIILFIVGCVLNSGGEILRGKWKKNPGNKGKIYTEGFFRYSRHINYFGDILWVIAYAMMTKNIYSATIPIFLFCFFAFFNAPKLDSYLKEKYGQDYDEYAKKTKMLIPFLY; encoded by the coding sequence GTGATATTCATCTTCAACCTGATCACTTTCTTCCGCATGGCTTATATGATGATTTTTCTGTTGAAAAGGAAAATACCCTGGGAGGAAAGTATCAGCGTTCCACTGGCTTTTGGGCTTTATTATATCGGTTTTTCTTTATTCGTTTTACCCACTTCAAAATCGGTTGATATATTTGACTACCTGGCAATTATCCTGTTTATCGTTGGATGTGTGCTAAACAGCGGTGGGGAAATCTTACGTGGTAAATGGAAAAAGAATCCCGGGAATAAGGGAAAAATCTATACCGAAGGGTTTTTCAGATATTCCCGCCATATCAACTATTTTGGAGATATCCTGTGGGTAATCGCTTATGCGATGATGACAAAAAATATTTACTCGGCCACAATTCCGATATTTTTGTTCTGCTTCTTTGCCTTTTTTAATGCGCCTAAACTTGACAGTTACCTGAAAGAAAAATATGGACAGGATTACGACGAGTACGCAAAAAAGACAAAAATGCTGATTCCATTTTTATATTAG
- a CDS encoding NAD(P)-binding protein, whose protein sequence is MPIDKKDLTSPPDLQSHGKGTGPKRDQKPIYVDFLPPCNNACPAGENIQAWLSLVRVEQYEAAWQKLIEDNPMPAIHGRVCYHPCESSCNRTSIDSTVSIHAVERFLGDMAIKEGWKVPVPKKKSGKKILIIGAGPSGLSAAYHLTRLGHTVEIHEAGPVAGGMMHFGIPSYRLPREELNAEIRRIEEMGVKIVLNHKVENVLAEKEAGNFDAVFIAVGAHISQKVDIPARDAGQIIDALTFLKGVEHGNAPKLGRKVAIYGGGNTAMDAARVAKRLGYEPLIIYRRDREHMPAHDFEAAEALSEGVKINWLRTIKEIDHSTFKVEIMRIENGRPVGTGEYEDLDADSLILALGQNTDTGFLRDIPGIEFDRDGTVIVSEAMMTGYEGIFAGGDMVPSERTVTIAVGHGKKAARHIDAYLREKTWQKEAKHPIVGFERLHMWYQTEAPQKEQIHKEPEIRVRDFTEVVAGLTNTEAKYEAMRCLSCGNCFECDGCFSACPEDAIIKLGPGKRYAYNYNACTGCAVCYEQCPCHAIEMIDEEA, encoded by the coding sequence ATGCCCATCGACAAAAAAGACCTCACCTCTCCCCCTGACTTACAGAGTCATGGTAAAGGGACAGGACCTAAGCGAGACCAAAAACCCATCTACGTTGATTTTCTCCCCCCATGCAACAACGCATGTCCGGCAGGGGAAAATATTCAGGCCTGGTTATCCTTAGTCAGAGTAGAGCAATACGAAGCGGCCTGGCAAAAACTCATTGAAGACAACCCCATGCCTGCCATTCATGGCAGGGTATGTTATCACCCCTGCGAAAGCAGTTGTAACCGAACCTCTATCGACAGCACGGTTTCGATCCATGCGGTCGAGCGGTTTTTGGGTGATATGGCGATAAAAGAGGGATGGAAAGTTCCGGTGCCAAAGAAAAAAAGCGGGAAAAAAATCCTCATTATCGGTGCAGGGCCGAGCGGCCTTTCTGCCGCCTATCATCTCACCCGGCTGGGACATACCGTCGAAATTCACGAAGCGGGCCCGGTAGCAGGGGGTATGATGCACTTTGGCATTCCGTCATACCGGTTGCCAAGGGAAGAGCTCAATGCCGAAATCAGGCGAATCGAAGAAATGGGGGTAAAAATTGTCCTCAACCACAAAGTCGAAAATGTCCTGGCAGAAAAAGAAGCGGGAAATTTTGATGCAGTTTTTATCGCTGTGGGAGCGCATATTTCGCAGAAAGTGGATATTCCGGCGAGAGATGCCGGACAAATCATTGATGCGCTTACTTTTCTCAAAGGAGTAGAACACGGAAATGCACCCAAACTGGGCCGGAAAGTGGCCATTTACGGCGGTGGTAATACCGCAATGGACGCAGCACGTGTCGCCAAACGTCTGGGCTACGAACCCCTCATTATCTACCGCCGCGACCGCGAGCATATGCCTGCCCACGATTTTGAAGCGGCGGAAGCACTTTCTGAAGGCGTAAAAATCAACTGGCTTCGAACCATCAAGGAAATTGACCATTCCACCTTCAAAGTGGAAATCATGCGAATTGAAAACGGAAGACCGGTAGGTACGGGAGAATATGAAGACCTGGATGCAGATTCACTTATTCTCGCCCTTGGCCAGAACACCGATACAGGTTTCCTGAGAGACATACCCGGTATAGAATTTGACCGCGACGGAACGGTTATCGTCAGCGAAGCCATGATGACAGGATATGAAGGCATATTTGCCGGAGGGGATATGGTCCCCAGTGAGCGAACCGTAACGATTGCTGTTGGCCATGGCAAAAAAGCGGCCCGGCATATTGATGCTTATTTGCGGGAAAAAACCTGGCAGAAAGAAGCCAAACATCCCATTGTAGGTTTTGAAAGGCTCCATATGTGGTATCAAACTGAAGCACCACAAAAAGAGCAAATCCACAAAGAGCCCGAGATAAGAGTCCGCGATTTTACCGAAGTAGTGGCCGGCCTGACAAATACAGAGGCTAAATACGAAGCCATGCGATGCCTGTCATGCGGCAATTGTTTCGAATGCGACGGCTGTTTCAGCGCATGTCCTGAAGATGCCATTATTAAACTCGGGCCAGGCAAGCGGTATGCCTATAACTACAACGCCTGCACCGGATGCGCAGTGTGTTATGAGCAATGCCCATGTCATGCCATTGAGATGATTGACGAGGAGGCCTAA